A single genomic interval of Vibrio gallicus harbors:
- a CDS encoding transposase, producing the protein MTQSRQSQVSLSDTPYYHCISRCVRRAYLCGDDKYTGQSFEHRRAWVVERMHYLSTVFSMDICAYAVMSNHYHIVLHVDEQLNQQLSDEDVCWRWGQLYSLPVLVQRWLRKQTCVGIESETALSIINDWRERLIDISWFMRSLNEFIARKANAEDDCSGRFWEGRFKSQALLDEEALLTCMAYVDLNPIRAGINDSIEASEYTSVYERVHGVSHQDEQQSEPPCNKKALFGFVGDTSESEQCGIPYSLLDYIELVDWSGRTIRNDKPGAIVASHPKLLHSLGLDTETWMSLASNFGKDYQGAVGTLDELALFAEHTGRRWIAKKNQLRRCLH; encoded by the coding sequence ATGACCCAATCTCGACAGTCTCAAGTCTCCCTTTCTGATACCCCTTATTACCATTGTATCTCGCGTTGTGTTCGTCGAGCCTATCTGTGTGGCGACGATAAATATACAGGGCAATCATTTGAGCATCGCCGAGCGTGGGTGGTTGAGCGGATGCATTATTTGTCGACCGTATTTAGTATGGATATCTGCGCCTATGCGGTGATGTCAAATCATTATCACATTGTGTTGCATGTCGATGAGCAATTAAATCAACAGCTTAGTGATGAAGATGTCTGCTGGAGATGGGGGCAGTTGTACTCACTTCCCGTATTAGTTCAGCGCTGGCTAAGAAAGCAAACCTGCGTTGGAATTGAAAGTGAAACAGCTCTTAGTATCATCAATGATTGGCGAGAGCGGCTTATTGATATTTCATGGTTCATGCGCAGCCTAAATGAGTTTATTGCACGCAAAGCCAACGCAGAAGATGACTGCTCCGGAAGGTTTTGGGAGGGGCGGTTTAAGTCGCAAGCGTTACTCGATGAAGAAGCCTTATTAACGTGCATGGCTTATGTCGATTTGAACCCCATACGCGCAGGCATCAACGACAGCATCGAAGCGTCTGAATACACCTCCGTTTATGAACGAGTTCATGGCGTGTCACATCAAGATGAACAGCAAAGCGAGCCCCCTTGTAACAAGAAGGCATTATTTGGTTTTGTTGGCGATACCAGTGAGTCTGAGCAGTGTGGCATTCCGTATTCATTACTCGATTATATTGAGCTAGTGGATTGGAGTGGTCGTACTATTCGAAATGATAAACCCGGTGCAATTGTCGCTTCACACCCTAAACTACTGCACTCACTCGGCTTAGATACCGAGACTTGGATGAGCTTAGCCAGTAATTTTGGTAAAGATTATCAAGGAGCGGTTGGAACACTGGATGAGTTGGCGTTATTTGCAGAGCACACAGGTAGGCGATGGATAGCCAAAAAGAACCAACTGCGACGATGTTTGCACTGA
- a CDS encoding YhgN family NAAT transporter: protein MDTLSAAVMLFLIMDPMGNLPVFTSLLKHIEKKRRRIILIRELVIALCVMLIFLFAGETILNFLGLNKEAISISGAIILFLISLKMIFPPVGGLGASLGAGDEPLIVPLAIPLVAGPSIIATLILLAHQEPDRMGDWALALLGAWAASTVILMFSEVFQRVVGEKGLQAIERLMGMLLLMIAVQMFLNGIQSYLS, encoded by the coding sequence ATGGATACTCTTTCAGCGGCTGTAATGCTGTTTTTAATCATGGACCCTATGGGTAATCTGCCAGTTTTTACCTCGCTATTAAAGCATATAGAGAAAAAGCGCCGTCGCATCATTCTAATTCGTGAACTAGTGATTGCGCTGTGTGTCATGCTGATATTTCTGTTTGCAGGCGAGACCATCCTAAACTTCTTGGGCTTAAATAAAGAAGCTATCTCAATCTCCGGCGCAATCATTCTGTTCTTAATCAGTTTAAAGATGATCTTTCCCCCTGTAGGCGGTCTTGGCGCTAGCCTTGGAGCGGGTGACGAGCCTCTGATTGTACCATTGGCAATTCCATTGGTTGCAGGTCCTTCTATTATTGCCACCCTTATTTTGCTGGCTCACCAAGAACCAGACCGTATGGGAGATTGGGCGTTGGCGCTATTAGGTGCATGGGCAGCATCAACGGTGATTCTAATGTTTTCTGAGGTATTCCAACGCGTAGTTGGTGAAAAAGGCCTGCAAGCTATCGAGCGCTTGATGGGAATGTTGCTATTGATGATTGCGGTGCAGATGTTTCTTAATGGCATTCAAAGCTATCTTAGCTAA
- a CDS encoding alkene reductase, with amino-acid sequence MTSPLFDKVTLGKLTLNNRIVMPPMTRSRASQPGDTANDMMATYYAQRASAGLIVSEGTQISKMGKGYAWTPGIYSAEQIAGWKKVTQAVHEKGGTIFAQLWHVGRVTHPDNIGGQQPVSSSALKADNVKVFIDNGTDEPGFVDVVEPRELSVAEIKSIVEQYRQAALNAIEAGFDGIELHAANGYLINQFIDSEANNRTDQYGGNLENRLRFLDEVVAAMVEAIGCERVGVRLAPLTTLNGTVDAHPEQTYTAAAKLLDQHNIVYLHIAEVDWDDAPETPESFKQALRSAFSNTLIYAGRYNPQSAQQAIEQGLADMIGFGRPFVANPDLPERIRTGAEWAKHDPNTLFGGDEKGLTDYPTL; translated from the coding sequence ATGACTTCGCCTCTTTTTGATAAAGTAACGCTCGGAAAATTGACTCTCAACAACCGTATTGTAATGCCACCTATGACTCGCTCTCGCGCCTCTCAACCGGGAGATACAGCAAATGATATGATGGCTACCTATTACGCTCAGCGCGCTTCAGCCGGACTTATCGTATCCGAAGGTACTCAGATTTCTAAGATGGGTAAAGGCTATGCGTGGACCCCTGGTATCTATTCTGCTGAGCAGATTGCCGGTTGGAAAAAAGTCACTCAAGCAGTACACGAAAAAGGTGGTACGATTTTCGCTCAGCTTTGGCATGTAGGCCGCGTTACTCATCCAGATAATATTGGCGGACAGCAACCTGTATCTTCATCCGCTCTCAAGGCAGATAACGTCAAAGTGTTTATTGATAACGGCACCGATGAACCAGGTTTTGTGGATGTGGTTGAACCGCGTGAGCTTTCTGTGGCAGAGATCAAATCCATCGTTGAACAATACCGCCAAGCGGCTTTAAACGCGATTGAGGCGGGCTTTGATGGTATTGAACTGCATGCAGCAAATGGTTATTTAATCAACCAGTTCATCGACTCTGAAGCCAACAATAGAACAGACCAATACGGTGGCAATTTAGAGAATCGCCTGCGTTTCTTAGATGAAGTCGTTGCCGCTATGGTTGAGGCGATTGGGTGTGAGCGTGTAGGCGTGCGTTTAGCACCACTAACCACTCTCAATGGTACTGTCGATGCGCACCCAGAGCAGACTTACACTGCGGCAGCCAAGCTGCTCGACCAGCACAACATCGTATACTTACACATTGCAGAGGTGGATTGGGACGATGCGCCAGAGACGCCTGAATCCTTTAAACAAGCATTGCGCAGTGCATTTAGTAATACGTTAATCTATGCCGGCCGATATAACCCACAGTCGGCGCAACAGGCTATTGAACAAGGCTTAGCAGACATGATTGGCTTTGGTCGTCCATTTGTAGCTAACCCAGATCTGCCCGAGCGTATTCGCACTGGCGCAGAGTGGGCAAAACACGATCCCAATACGCTATTTGGCGGTGATGAAAAAGGCTTAACTGACTACCCAACCCTCTAG
- a CDS encoding M20 family metallopeptidase — translation MTINFETSTYIEQLKKLVNVDCGSHTPAGIAKVADVLAPMFEQIGFSVTRHQLHADAGPCLEITNKPDATHFDVMLCGHMDTVFPEGTVAQRPLTFDEEKIYGPGVTDMKSGILSAWYALQMLSAEQRQKLSIVIALNCDEEIGSCYSREWIEALARKSDKVLVCEAARATGNLIRSRKGNAKYELTFKGVASHAGSALEDGVSAIYELSHWSLAIKDLVNLETGTTMNVGIIEGGVAVNVVPDFAKATVDLRFWNTDEAEIIDNTLRTMAKTPFEAGASVEVNRLAFKPSMVPTDATEEMIALVSEEADKLGLTYAWENAGGGSDGNFTANVGTPTLDGFGPMGAGLHSGKEYLIINSIKPRIDLLVNVLERF, via the coding sequence ATGACTATTAATTTCGAAACGAGTACTTACATAGAGCAACTGAAAAAGTTAGTGAATGTCGATTGTGGTAGCCATACTCCGGCAGGCATCGCTAAAGTTGCGGATGTTCTTGCTCCTATGTTTGAGCAGATCGGCTTTTCAGTCACGCGCCATCAATTGCATGCCGATGCAGGGCCTTGCCTTGAGATCACCAATAAACCGGATGCGACTCACTTTGATGTAATGCTTTGTGGACATATGGATACGGTTTTCCCTGAAGGAACGGTAGCGCAACGACCACTGACCTTTGATGAAGAGAAAATCTATGGTCCGGGTGTTACAGACATGAAATCTGGCATTCTCAGTGCATGGTATGCATTGCAAATGCTAAGCGCTGAGCAGCGACAAAAACTGTCTATTGTGATTGCATTAAACTGTGACGAAGAGATCGGTTCATGTTACTCCAGAGAGTGGATTGAAGCATTAGCACGTAAAAGTGACAAGGTATTGGTGTGCGAGGCAGCGCGTGCAACTGGTAATCTTATTCGCTCTCGTAAAGGGAATGCCAAATATGAGCTTACCTTTAAAGGCGTTGCTTCTCATGCGGGTTCGGCACTAGAAGATGGCGTATCGGCTATCTATGAGCTGAGTCATTGGAGCCTTGCGATTAAAGATCTGGTGAACCTAGAAACAGGTACCACCATGAATGTAGGTATCATCGAGGGTGGGGTTGCGGTCAACGTTGTTCCTGATTTTGCCAAAGCGACGGTTGACCTGCGTTTCTGGAATACAGACGAAGCCGAGATCATCGACAATACCTTGCGCACTATGGCGAAGACACCATTTGAAGCAGGCGCATCGGTTGAAGTTAATCGCCTAGCGTTTAAACCATCAATGGTGCCAACTGATGCCACTGAAGAGATGATAGCTTTGGTTAGCGAAGAAGCCGATAAACTGGGTTTAACCTACGCTTGGGAAAATGCTGGTGGTGGATCAGATGGTAACTTTACTGCCAATGTTGGCACGCCAACCCTAGATGGGTTTGGTCCTATGGGCGCAGGTTTGCACTCAGGTAAAGAGTACCTGATCATCAACTCTATCAAGCCGCGTATTGACCTCTTAGTTAATGTGCTAGAACGCTTCTAG
- the dcuC gene encoding anaerobic C4-dicarboxylate transporter DcuC, whose protein sequence is MIELIIGLLATIVVGYFIIKGYRAAGVLLVAGISLLLITGLLGHNVLPSKVASTGNNFTDALEFVKYMLQYRGGGLGLQIMLLCGFASYMTHIGANNVVVKQFSKPLAVIKSPYVLLVAAYIVACLMSLAVSSATGLGVLLMATLFPMMTAMGISRPAAVAVCASPAAIILSPTSGDVVVAAEKSNMPLDIFAFHTVLPVSICAIIVMAAAAFFWNKYLDKKENTPMEKVDLSEMEVNAPAFYALLPFLPIIGVFLFNGRTIEGLSLDIYTIVVLSIFIGALVNYITHRFNGKKALEDLDSCYAGMADAFKGVVMLLVAAGVFAQGLMSIGAIDNLIHLADNAGAGAVALMLLLTGLTVAAAIATGSGNAPFYAFVELAPALAGKMGINPAFLIIPMLQASNLGRTISPVSGVIVATSGMAKISPFEVVKRTSVPVLFGLITVILGTVYLVPMTV, encoded by the coding sequence ATGATAGAACTGATTATTGGACTTTTAGCCACCATAGTTGTTGGCTACTTTATTATTAAAGGGTATCGAGCGGCCGGTGTACTATTGGTAGCTGGGATATCACTACTACTTATTACGGGTCTACTTGGCCACAATGTGTTGCCATCAAAGGTAGCATCTACAGGTAACAACTTTACGGATGCACTCGAGTTCGTTAAATATATGCTTCAATATCGTGGCGGCGGCCTTGGTCTACAGATCATGTTGTTGTGTGGTTTTGCGTCATACATGACTCATATTGGTGCTAACAACGTTGTAGTAAAACAGTTCTCTAAACCTCTCGCGGTGATTAAATCGCCTTATGTTTTACTAGTGGCTGCTTATATCGTTGCATGTCTAATGTCATTGGCAGTAAGTTCTGCAACGGGTCTTGGCGTGCTATTAATGGCAACACTATTCCCTATGATGACAGCAATGGGGATCTCTCGCCCTGCTGCGGTTGCAGTGTGTGCATCTCCAGCGGCGATTATCCTTTCTCCTACCTCAGGTGATGTTGTGGTTGCGGCTGAGAAGTCGAACATGCCATTGGATATCTTTGCATTTCATACCGTATTACCTGTTTCTATCTGTGCCATTATCGTTATGGCAGCAGCGGCTTTCTTCTGGAACAAATATCTAGATAAGAAAGAGAACACTCCTATGGAGAAGGTTGATCTTTCTGAAATGGAAGTTAATGCACCTGCTTTCTATGCACTTTTACCATTCCTTCCAATTATTGGTGTTTTCTTATTCAACGGACGCACCATTGAAGGCCTATCGTTAGATATTTACACCATAGTGGTATTGTCTATCTTTATTGGCGCTTTGGTGAACTATATAACACATCGCTTTAACGGTAAGAAAGCCCTAGAAGACCTAGACTCATGCTATGCAGGAATGGCTGATGCATTCAAAGGCGTGGTTATGCTGTTGGTTGCCGCCGGTGTATTTGCCCAAGGTCTGATGTCTATTGGTGCTATCGATAACCTAATTCACCTTGCAGATAACGCAGGCGCAGGTGCTGTGGCACTAATGCTTCTATTGACGGGTCTAACGGTTGCAGCAGCAATTGCAACGGGTTCTGGTAACGCACCTTTCTACGCATTCGTAGAGCTTGCGCCAGCACTTGCAGGTAAAATGGGTATCAACCCAGCGTTCCTTATTATCCCAATGCTACAAGCTTCTAACCTTGGTCGTACAATCTCGCCAGTATCTGGTGTTATCGTGGCGACTTCCGGTATGGCAAAAATCAGTCCATTTGAGGTAGTGAAACGTACCTCTGTACCAGTACTATTTGGCCTTATTACCGTTATTCTAGGTACCGTATACTTAGTACCAATGACTGTTTAA
- the cobO gene encoding cob(I)yrinic acid a,c-diamide adenosyltransferase, giving the protein MTQNQGRHQQRQQKLKQQVDQRIEQAQQERGLLLVITGNGKGKSTSGFGTVARAVGHGFQCGVAQFIKGTWDNGERNLLEQHGVQFHVMATGFTWETQNKQADTHAAQLVWKECQRMLQDPNLDLVLLDEMTYMVTYGYIDLQQIVSALENRPSHQSVVITGRAAHRTLTDMADTVSEVKNIKHAFDSGLKARKGIDW; this is encoded by the coding sequence ATGACACAGAATCAAGGACGACACCAACAGCGCCAGCAAAAGCTCAAACAACAAGTGGATCAACGTATAGAGCAAGCCCAACAAGAGCGTGGGTTACTGCTTGTGATAACCGGTAACGGCAAAGGTAAATCTACTTCAGGTTTTGGCACCGTAGCGCGTGCTGTTGGCCATGGCTTTCAGTGTGGTGTGGCGCAGTTTATCAAGGGCACTTGGGATAATGGCGAGCGAAATCTGCTAGAACAGCACGGCGTACAGTTCCATGTTATGGCTACCGGATTTACCTGGGAAACCCAAAACAAGCAAGCAGATACCCATGCCGCGCAATTAGTATGGAAGGAGTGCCAGCGCATGTTACAAGACCCAAATCTTGATCTAGTACTACTCGATGAAATGACCTACATGGTGACCTACGGCTATATTGACCTGCAACAGATTGTAAGTGCACTAGAAAATCGCCCTAGCCATCAATCAGTAGTCATTACTGGCCGAGCGGCTCACCGCACACTCACCGATATGGCAGATACCGTTTCCGAGGTTAAGAATATAAAACACGCCTTTGATTCGGGCTTAAAGGCTCGCAAAGGGATTGACTGGTAA
- a CDS encoding AsmA family protein yields the protein MKKIALIILTPLLLVVLAVAALLLFVDPNQFKPLIVEQTKTHTQLDLTIEGDIGWRFFPSLGFSLGKTTLSNPEGFAAKNMLSVDEVGLDISVLPMMDKQLQVGKITLKGAQIYLETKADGSSNLDAFKSQAEPEQDTVESPAASEQGSTAAPEPWIISLQGVDIENALLEIKDDSQGVYTKLEQVNLNVASFEFDKWTPVTFSFQGVNNQQRFAVSGQASAKTNADFSDYQVKDVVVSGGFSQPDLEVEKFTLNLDTFAIGSFANIQLTANGKAANNTFEVNSALQAKLNQDMQTFALKDVALQSKLKGPDLDLERASLNLKQFQFDKPGAFNLAIKSKAAGISQDVLLSGSILVDKAISKVAIDNLQAHGNLVGDALPQSPLKLVLESDINFDLKQNKLSVILGQLALNDLSLSGSTQVTLSKIPQVRFKLHSPSINVDEWTGGEEPNAATDASTTSTTSTATASQASTPAQEPDLSVLKTLDVAGTMTIDKLVASNAKLQDVFTNLAIKGGVFNLKALKARLYQGSIDAKAIVNAKSTTPSYDLDAKVKGVKIAPLLKDVADNDMLEGSGNITLDLKGKSLIPDKLKQNIAGDINMSLNDGAVNGINVAQIIRTNYAKFRGQKVPAEPEVKKTDFSSMSASVRLNKGTAYISKINAQSPLMRIDASGQANYIAETMDMLAKTSIVGSLEGQGGKSLDDLKGLTLPIRAKGSWTDPKISLDLAALQKQELERNKKKLEAKAKKEAERGLEKLLGDKAKDDDVKKMTDSLLKKFF from the coding sequence ATGAAGAAAATCGCTCTTATTATCCTTACACCATTGTTGTTGGTGGTGTTAGCTGTAGCAGCCCTGCTGCTATTTGTAGACCCTAACCAATTTAAGCCCTTAATTGTAGAGCAAACCAAAACCCATACTCAGCTAGACTTAACCATTGAAGGGGATATTGGCTGGCGATTTTTCCCAAGCCTTGGTTTCTCTTTAGGTAAAACGACACTAAGTAATCCCGAGGGCTTTGCGGCTAAAAATATGTTGTCGGTAGATGAGGTAGGGCTAGATATTTCAGTTTTACCAATGATGGATAAACAGCTTCAGGTTGGAAAAATAACCCTGAAAGGCGCGCAGATTTATCTTGAAACCAAAGCTGATGGCAGTAGCAACCTAGATGCATTTAAGAGCCAAGCTGAGCCTGAGCAGGACACGGTTGAGAGCCCAGCAGCTTCTGAACAAGGCTCAACGGCAGCTCCCGAACCTTGGATAATTAGCCTACAAGGTGTCGATATTGAAAATGCACTGCTTGAAATCAAAGACGATAGCCAAGGGGTATACACCAAGTTAGAGCAGGTGAATCTGAACGTCGCGAGCTTTGAATTTGATAAATGGACACCGGTTACATTTAGCTTTCAGGGTGTGAATAATCAGCAACGTTTTGCCGTGTCAGGGCAGGCGAGTGCCAAAACCAATGCTGACTTTAGTGACTACCAAGTAAAGGATGTTGTGGTTAGTGGCGGCTTTTCACAACCTGACCTAGAGGTAGAGAAGTTTACGCTCAATCTAGACACCTTTGCGATTGGCAGTTTTGCCAATATTCAACTTACCGCTAATGGTAAAGCGGCCAACAACACCTTTGAAGTCAACAGTGCTCTGCAAGCAAAGCTAAATCAAGATATGCAGACCTTCGCCTTAAAAGATGTTGCGTTGCAATCAAAGCTCAAAGGACCAGACCTTGACTTGGAGCGCGCTTCGTTAAACTTGAAACAGTTCCAATTTGATAAGCCGGGTGCATTTAACTTAGCCATAAAATCAAAAGCTGCGGGTATCAGTCAGGATGTTTTACTGTCAGGTAGTATCCTAGTAGACAAGGCTATCTCTAAGGTGGCAATCGATAACCTGCAAGCCCATGGTAATCTTGTTGGTGACGCGCTTCCACAATCGCCTTTGAAGCTAGTCCTCGAATCGGATATTAACTTCGACCTTAAGCAAAACAAGCTAAGTGTAATTCTAGGTCAACTGGCATTAAACGACCTCTCGCTAAGCGGTTCAACGCAGGTGACGCTGTCAAAGATACCGCAAGTGCGCTTTAAACTGCATTCACCCTCAATTAATGTTGATGAGTGGACTGGAGGCGAGGAGCCTAATGCGGCAACAGATGCCTCTACAACCTCTACAACCTCTACTGCAACTGCATCACAGGCTAGCACCCCAGCCCAAGAGCCGGATCTTAGTGTGCTAAAAACCCTAGATGTGGCTGGGACTATGACCATTGATAAGCTGGTGGCAAGCAACGCCAAATTGCAGGATGTGTTTACCAATCTAGCCATTAAAGGTGGGGTGTTTAACCTCAAGGCGTTAAAGGCGCGTCTTTATCAAGGTAGCATAGATGCCAAAGCGATAGTCAATGCTAAGAGCACAACCCCAAGCTACGACCTTGATGCCAAAGTAAAGGGGGTTAAGATTGCGCCGTTACTCAAAGATGTTGCGGACAATGATATGCTGGAAGGTAGTGGTAATATCACTTTAGACCTAAAAGGTAAAAGCCTGATCCCTGACAAGCTTAAGCAGAATATTGCCGGTGACATCAACATGAGCCTGAACGACGGGGCGGTTAATGGTATCAACGTTGCTCAGATTATACGTACTAACTATGCCAAATTCCGTGGCCAGAAAGTGCCCGCAGAGCCAGAAGTGAAGAAGACAGATTTTAGTTCGATGTCAGCTAGCGTTAGATTAAACAAGGGCACCGCATATATATCAAAAATCAACGCTCAATCGCCATTGATGAGAATCGATGCCTCAGGGCAAGCCAATTATATTGCTGAAACCATGGATATGCTGGCTAAAACCTCGATAGTAGGTTCTTTGGAAGGACAAGGTGGTAAAAGTCTTGATGACCTTAAGGGGTTAACCCTGCCGATACGCGCTAAGGGCAGTTGGACTGACCCGAAAATCAGTCTAGATTTGGCCGCATTACAGAAGCAAGAATTAGAGCGTAATAAGAAAAAGCTAGAAGCAAAAGCGAAGAAAGAAGCCGAGCGCGGCCTTGAAAAACTGCTTGGTGATAAAGCCAAGGATGACGATGTTAAGAAAATGACCGATTCACTATTGAAGAAGTTTTTCTAA
- the udk gene encoding uridine kinase has product MSDNNQCVIVGIAGASASGKSLIASTIYNELRAKVGPNQIGVITEDRYYNDQSHLSMEERVKTNYDHPKALDHDLLCEHLRQLAAGQSVEVPEYSYTEHTRTENTQTMEPKKVIILEGILLLTDPRLRDIMHASVFMDTPLDICLLRRVKRDVEQRGRTMESVLEQYQKTVRPMFMQFIEPSKQYADIIVPRGGKNRIAIDVLEAHIAKLLKS; this is encoded by the coding sequence ATGTCTGATAATAACCAATGTGTAATTGTGGGAATCGCTGGAGCATCTGCTTCAGGTAAGAGCCTAATTGCAAGTACGATTTATAATGAGTTGCGTGCCAAGGTCGGCCCTAATCAAATTGGTGTCATTACGGAAGATAGATATTACAACGATCAAAGCCATCTCAGCATGGAAGAGCGTGTAAAAACTAACTATGATCACCCTAAAGCGCTAGACCATGACTTGTTATGCGAACATCTACGACAGTTGGCTGCAGGACAATCAGTTGAAGTGCCAGAGTATAGCTATACTGAGCATACTCGCACCGAAAATACCCAGACGATGGAACCTAAAAAGGTGATTATCCTTGAGGGCATCTTGCTACTGACGGACCCACGTTTGAGAGACATTATGCATGCGAGTGTGTTTATGGATACGCCGCTTGATATTTGCCTTTTGCGCCGCGTGAAGCGTGATGTAGAACAACGTGGTCGTACTATGGAGTCTGTTTTAGAGCAGTATCAAAAAACAGTTCGCCCAATGTTTATGCAGTTTATTGAACCGTCTAAACAGTACGCTGATATCATAGTACCTCGTGGTGGCAAGAACCGAATCGCGATTGATGTACTCGAAGCACATATTGCTAAACTTTTGAAATCTTAG
- the apbC gene encoding iron-sulfur cluster carrier protein ApbC gives MSDSLQSIQSWLNQFSHPALIEGWASEHGVVSLDQTGDTAIIEFPFQLNLLEQALDNWLINNPLPALKTQISSVTKALNSKVPSNLAHVKNIIAVTSGKGGVGKSTTAANLALAIAQNGGKVGVLDADIYGPSIPMMFGRRSAQMVVVDEKWMQPVDALGIQTQSIGYLMGDDEATVWRGPMASKALVQLLQETQWHDLDYLIIDMPPGTGDIQLTLAQQIPLTAAIVVTTPQDIALADASKGIAMFEKVEVPVLGIIENMSYHECSHCGSKEHIFGTGGAEKLAKQKGMALLGQIPLHVNVQQDVDKGFPSVLNPNSSDQAKHYLDLAEQIVSRLYWTGTAKPENIEFVSV, from the coding sequence ATGTCGGATTCGTTACAAAGCATTCAAAGTTGGCTCAATCAGTTTTCGCACCCAGCATTAATCGAAGGGTGGGCGAGTGAGCATGGGGTTGTGAGCCTCGACCAAACCGGAGACACTGCAATAATTGAGTTTCCATTTCAGCTTAATTTGCTTGAACAAGCCCTTGATAATTGGCTGATTAATAATCCGTTGCCCGCATTAAAAACCCAAATTAGCAGTGTGACCAAGGCGCTAAACTCGAAAGTGCCATCGAATCTCGCACATGTGAAAAACATCATTGCTGTTACCTCAGGCAAAGGTGGTGTCGGGAAGTCCACAACTGCGGCTAACTTAGCCCTTGCTATTGCTCAAAATGGGGGCAAGGTTGGGGTACTTGATGCCGATATCTATGGCCCGTCTATTCCAATGATGTTTGGTCGTCGCAGCGCGCAAATGGTAGTGGTTGATGAAAAGTGGATGCAGCCTGTCGATGCCTTAGGTATTCAAACCCAATCTATTGGCTATTTAATGGGGGATGATGAGGCAACTGTTTGGCGTGGGCCTATGGCTTCGAAGGCATTAGTGCAACTTTTGCAAGAGACTCAATGGCATGACTTAGATTACCTTATTATTGATATGCCCCCTGGTACGGGTGATATCCAGCTCACTTTAGCGCAACAGATACCCTTAACCGCAGCTATTGTGGTGACAACACCGCAGGATATCGCATTAGCCGATGCCTCTAAGGGTATCGCAATGTTTGAAAAGGTTGAGGTGCCTGTGTTAGGTATCATTGAAAATATGAGCTATCACGAATGTTCACACTGTGGGTCTAAAGAGCATATATTTGGCACAGGTGGCGCAGAGAAACTGGCAAAACAAAAAGGAATGGCGCTATTAGGGCAGATACCGTTACATGTCAACGTACAACAAGATGTCGACAAGGGTTTTCCGAGTGTGTTAAACCCTAACTCTAGCGATCAAGCTAAGCATTACCTAGACCTTGCAGAACAGATAGTAAGTCGCCTGTATTGGACCGGAACGGCAAAGCCTGAAAATATTGAATTTGTCTCTGTGTAG